In Pseudomonas fluorescens NCIMB 11764, a single window of DNA contains:
- the alr gene encoding alanine racemase — protein sequence MRPARALIDLQALRHNYQIARELTGAKALAVIKADAYGHGAVRCAQALEGEADGFAVACIEEALELRAAGIRAPVLLLEGFFEADELALIVEHDFWCVVHSLWQLEAIEKAALSKPITVWLKLDSGMHRVGLHPKDYQAGYQRLLASGKVAKIVLMSHFARADELHSQASTEQVAVFEAARQGLAAEVSLRNSPAVLGWPQIPSDWVRPGIMLYGATPFEEANAVASRLQPVMTLESKVICVRELPAGEPIGYGAKFITQKPMRVGVVAMGYADGYPRHAPTGTPVMVAGQRSQLIGRVSMDMLCVDLTDVPQAGLGSTVELWGKNVLASTVAEAADTIPYQIFCNLRRVPLLYSGA from the coding sequence ATGCGTCCAGCCCGTGCCCTGATCGACCTTCAAGCCCTGCGTCACAACTACCAAATCGCCCGAGAACTCACAGGGGCCAAGGCCCTCGCAGTGATCAAGGCCGATGCCTACGGCCATGGCGCAGTGCGTTGCGCCCAGGCGCTGGAGGGCGAGGCGGACGGGTTTGCCGTGGCGTGCATCGAAGAGGCTCTGGAACTGCGGGCCGCGGGCATTCGGGCGCCGGTGTTGCTGCTGGAAGGTTTTTTCGAAGCCGATGAACTGGCGCTGATCGTCGAGCATGATTTCTGGTGCGTGGTTCATTCGTTGTGGCAGCTCGAAGCCATCGAGAAAGCCGCGCTGAGCAAGCCGATCACGGTGTGGCTCAAGCTTGACTCGGGCATGCACCGGGTCGGCCTGCATCCGAAGGATTACCAGGCGGGGTATCAACGTCTGCTGGCGAGCGGCAAGGTCGCGAAGATCGTGCTGATGAGTCACTTCGCCCGTGCCGATGAGCTGCACAGCCAGGCCAGCACCGAGCAAGTTGCGGTGTTTGAAGCGGCGCGTCAGGGTTTGGCGGCCGAGGTCAGCCTGCGCAACTCGCCGGCAGTGCTCGGTTGGCCGCAGATTCCGAGCGACTGGGTACGCCCGGGCATCATGCTCTACGGCGCCACACCGTTTGAAGAAGCCAACGCGGTAGCCTCCCGCCTGCAACCGGTGATGACCCTGGAATCGAAGGTGATTTGCGTGCGTGAGCTGCCGGCTGGGGAGCCGATCGGTTACGGCGCAAAATTCATCACGCAAAAACCGATGCGTGTGGGCGTGGTGGCCATGGGGTATGCCGATGGTTATCCGCGTCACGCGCCAACCGGTACACCGGTGATGGTTGCCGGTCAGCGCAGCCAGTTGATCGGCCGGGTGTCGATGGACATGCTCTGCGTGGATTTGACCGATGTGCCGCAAGCCGGCCTCGGCTCGACCGTCGAGTTGTGGGGCAAAAATGTGCTCGCCAGCACGGTTGCGGAAGCGGCTGACACGATTCCTTACCAGATCTTTTGCAACCTGCGCCGGGTACCGCTGCTCTATTCCGGGGCTTAA
- a CDS encoding IS110 family transposase, producing the protein MTILDSQVVVGVDVAKDEIVIYRSDLEKTLNIANKRSTLKQWLKTLPAHSAIALEATNIYHLDTTEMAHEMGHDVYVIDGSRLNKYRDGIGMRAKTDTLDAELLARYLSRESDRLRIWNPPPKAYTQMKSLLRRRAQLVRACVALKQSWKNESLLKEHFNQLLAAIAQFEKMIQKTLKEIAEEGGIDDQVKRCQAIEGVGLLTATAAATAFMRGEFANSDEYVAFLGMDPRVRQSGQKDQKRRLSKRGDSEFRRLFHNSAMAASRSPTWKPYYERYLARGLKGTQALVILARKLARVMFALMKNQTEYKPNSMFGCSPQT; encoded by the coding sequence ATGACAATCCTGGATTCGCAGGTGGTCGTCGGTGTGGATGTGGCGAAGGACGAGATCGTTATCTATCGATCCGACCTGGAAAAGACCCTAAATATCGCGAACAAGCGATCAACCTTGAAGCAATGGCTCAAGACGCTGCCAGCGCACAGCGCTATCGCGCTAGAAGCGACCAATATCTATCACCTTGATACAACGGAAATGGCCCATGAAATGGGCCATGACGTTTACGTCATCGATGGCAGTCGCCTCAACAAATACCGCGATGGAATAGGCATGAGGGCGAAAACAGATACGTTGGATGCCGAGCTGCTGGCCCGTTACTTGAGCCGCGAATCCGACAGATTGAGGATCTGGAATCCGCCACCGAAGGCTTACACACAAATGAAAAGCCTGCTTCGCCGTCGGGCTCAGTTGGTCCGGGCCTGTGTTGCACTCAAGCAGAGCTGGAAAAACGAATCCTTGCTGAAAGAGCACTTCAACCAGCTTCTGGCCGCCATTGCCCAGTTCGAAAAGATGATTCAGAAAACGCTCAAGGAAATTGCTGAGGAAGGTGGGATTGATGATCAGGTGAAGCGTTGCCAGGCCATCGAGGGCGTAGGGCTCCTGACGGCCACCGCAGCGGCCACTGCTTTTATGCGTGGGGAATTTGCCAACAGCGACGAGTACGTCGCCTTCCTCGGCATGGATCCGCGTGTGAGGCAGTCAGGACAAAAGGATCAAAAGCGCCGACTCTCTAAACGAGGGGACTCGGAGTTCCGGCGCTTGTTTCACAATAGCGCTATGGCTGCCAGCCGTTCGCCGACCTGGAAGCCGTACTACGAACGCTATCTGGCCAGAGGTCTAAAAGGCACTCAGGCCTTGGTTATCCTGGCACGCAAGCTGGCCAGAGTGATGTTTGCCCTGATGAAAAACCAAACCGAATACAAGCCAAATTCTATGTTTGGGTGTTCCCCCCAAACATAG
- a CDS encoding cupin domain-containing protein has protein sequence MDVGERLQSIRKLKGLSQRELAKRAGVTNSTISMIEKNSVSPSISSLRKVLGGIPMSMVEFFSEEILQEKPTQIVYKANELIDISDGAVTMKLVGRAHPSRAIAFLNEIYPPGADTGDEMLTHEGEETGILVEGRLELVVGLETFVLEAGDSYYFESTKPHRFRNPFDAPARLISAATPANF, from the coding sequence TTGGACGTCGGTGAACGACTGCAATCCATCCGTAAGCTCAAAGGTCTTTCGCAGCGTGAACTCGCTAAACGCGCGGGCGTCACCAACAGCACCATTTCGATGATCGAGAAGAACAGCGTCAGTCCCTCGATCAGTTCGCTGCGCAAGGTTCTGGGCGGGATTCCCATGTCCATGGTCGAGTTCTTTTCCGAAGAGATCCTGCAGGAAAAACCGACTCAGATCGTCTACAAGGCCAACGAGCTGATCGATATTTCCGATGGTGCCGTGACCATGAAACTGGTCGGCCGGGCGCACCCGAGCCGCGCCATCGCCTTCCTCAATGAAATCTACCCGCCAGGCGCCGATACCGGTGACGAGATGCTCACCCATGAGGGCGAGGAAACCGGGATTCTGGTGGAAGGACGGCTGGAACTGGTGGTCGGGCTGGAAACTTTTGTGCTTGAAGCAGGCGATAGCTACTACTTTGAAAGTACCAAGCCACATCGCTTCCGTAATCCGTTCGATGCGCCGGCGCGGCTAATCAGCGCAGCCACGCCGGCGAATTTCTAA
- a CDS encoding IS3 family transposase (programmed frameshift), with protein sequence MDTGTKRSQRDYTLAFKLSVVHQVEKGELSYKEAQRRYGIQGRSTVLVWLRKHGRQDWSQGASIRSQRIRPMDEPTLPLTPEQRIKELEEQLALATQKAQFFEAVVDVLKNDYGVSVGKKATRQVVAQTQTLSVSRACQFMGISRQAYYKRNRVYRARADQDQQLITFVEKVRVRQPCIGTRKLHSMMHEQREQQELHVGRDRLFAVLRESRQLVRRKRAYHKTTDSHHRFRRHPNLLKPSPEQIVATGPEQVWVADITYLPTRDGVAYLSLVTDVFSRKIVGYHVHESLHTDSVVQAFRMALKRRRSVQKLVHHSDRGAQYCSALYQEMHAKHGITCSMTDGYDCYQNALAERVNGILKTEFLIHRPADFAQATQMVREAVTIYNQERPHLSLKYKTPDAVHRALG encoded by the exons ATGGATACGGGCACGAAGCGCAGTCAGCGTGATTACACACTGGCTTTTAAATTATCGGTTGTCCACCAGGTCGAAAAAGGCGAGTTGAGTTATAAAGAGGCTCAGCGGCGCTATGGGATTCAGGGTCGGTCGACGGTGCTGGTTTGGTTACGCAAACATGGTCGCCAGGACTGGAGCCAAGGCGCCTCCATTCGTTCCCAGAGGATCAGACCTATGGACGAGCCAACCTTGCCACTGACTCCCGAGCAAAGAATCAAAGAACTCGAAGAACAACTGGCGCTGGCAACTCAGAAAGCCCAATTCTTTGAAGCCGTGGTCGATGTTCTGAAAAATGACTACGGCGTATCTGTCG GTAAAAAAGCGACCCGGCAAGTCGTTGCGCAAACCCAAACCCTGAGTGTCAGCAGGGCTTGCCAATTTATGGGAATAAGCCGTCAGGCCTATTACAAACGCAACCGGGTCTACAGGGCTCGGGCCGACCAGGATCAGCAGCTCATAACGTTTGTAGAGAAGGTCCGTGTTCGCCAACCGTGCATCGGCACTCGCAAGCTGCATTCGATGATGCATGAGCAGCGTGAGCAACAGGAGCTCCATGTTGGCCGGGATCGTTTGTTCGCGGTTTTGCGGGAAAGCCGCCAGTTGGTCCGCAGAAAACGGGCGTATCACAAGACGACCGACAGCCATCATCGCTTCCGCCGACACCCCAATCTGCTGAAACCAAGCCCGGAACAAATAGTCGCTACCGGCCCAGAACAGGTCTGGGTGGCCGATATTACGTACCTGCCTACCCGTGATGGCGTTGCCTATTTGAGTTTAGTGACGGATGTCTTTTCGAGAAAAATAGTCGGCTATCACGTGCATGAAAGTCTGCACACCGACTCCGTGGTGCAAGCCTTTCGAATGGCTTTGAAGCGACGTCGAAGCGTTCAGAAACTAGTCCATCACTCGGATCGAGGCGCCCAGTACTGCTCGGCCCTTTATCAAGAAATGCACGCAAAGCATGGCATCACTTGCTCGATGACCGACGGCTACGACTGCTACCAAAACGCCTTGGCAGAGCGGGTCAACGGCATCTTGAAAACAGAGTTCTTGATCCACCGACCTGCGGATTTTGCGCAGGCCACACAGATGGTGCGAGAGGCCGTCACGATCTACAACCAGGAGCGGCCGCACCTCTCTTTAAAATACAAAACGCCCGATGCGGTGCATCGGGCGTTAGGGTGA
- a CDS encoding c-type cytochrome, which yields MKMLAAPATVLALWAVSAQAATSDDIAKRLEPVGQVCVQGKECKGMEVAASAGGGGGAKAPKDVIAKHCNACHGTGLLGAPKIGDKAAWKERADHQGGLDGILAKAITGINSMPPKGTCADCTDDELKGAIKEMSGL from the coding sequence ATGAAAATGCTGGCTGCACCAGCAACCGTATTGGCCCTATGGGCTGTCAGCGCTCAAGCTGCGACCAGCGACGATATTGCCAAACGCCTTGAGCCAGTCGGCCAGGTTTGCGTTCAGGGTAAAGAGTGCAAGGGGATGGAAGTGGCTGCCTCTGCTGGCGGAGGCGGCGGTGCCAAGGCACCTAAAGACGTGATTGCCAAGCATTGCAATGCTTGCCACGGTACTGGCCTGCTGGGCGCGCCGAAAATTGGCGACAAAGCGGCCTGGAAAGAGCGCGCCGATCACCAGGGCGGCCTCGACGGCATCCTGGCCAAAGCCATCACCGGTATCAATTCGATGCCGCCTAAAGGCACCTGCGCCGACTGCACCGACGACGAGCTCAAAGGCGCAATCAAAGAGATGTCCGGCCTGTAA
- a CDS encoding RidA family protein → MAIQRQLTNERMSQIVAHNGTVYLAGQVGDDMNAGIEQQTREALANIERLLDLAGTDKHHLLSVTIYLKDIDAHFEGMNTVWDKWLPKGVAPARATVESKLCEPEILVELSVVAALP, encoded by the coding sequence ATGGCAATCCAGCGCCAGCTCACCAATGAGCGCATGAGTCAGATCGTCGCTCACAACGGTACGGTGTATCTGGCCGGGCAGGTCGGCGATGACATGAACGCCGGGATTGAACAACAGACTCGCGAAGCCCTCGCCAATATCGAGCGATTGCTCGATCTGGCGGGTACCGATAAGCACCATTTGCTGTCGGTAACGATTTACCTGAAAGATATCGATGCGCACTTCGAGGGCATGAATACGGTGTGGGACAAGTGGCTGCCAAAAGGCGTCGCCCCGGCCCGTGCAACGGTTGAGTCGAAGCTGTGCGAACCGGAAATCCTGGTAGAGCTGTCGGTTGTAGCCGCTCTGCCATAA
- a CDS encoding putative bifunctional diguanylate cyclase/phosphodiesterase — MSTPVEPLRLLLLAEEPAWAALLRECLAPMGSSAVLISAPSWESVSTLFDDNRSAVLLTIPALQPAPGRCNLPTVLLLEHEPLLPPDGVSDWLVREHLDPGMLRRCLRHVRERGVLENTLQRLAEQDPLTGIANRQGFQTLLAARLAENEGRGLALGHLDLDNFRHANDALGHQAGDRLILQVVARLKSQLEASDQLARLGSDEFALLIDTRRAPQRAEWMAERITEALAEPYWVDGESLLIGSSLGIAHARAQAGADPLMWHAHIAMQQAKSTQGCTFHIFNERINRNARSMADLESELRRALRRDELELHYQPRLNLEDGQIVGLEALVRWRHAERGLLPPSEFVPLAEQSGLIVPLGYWVISRALRDMQALRELGLPALHMAINLSFRQFQDSQLLSTLSRLIAERGVEAQWLEFELTETAVMRRSDLVKQTMDALGRLGVRFSLDDFGTGFSSFVHLNSLPIALLKVDKSFVGGMEGREENRKLVHAMINLAHNLNLEVVAEGVETPEQLDLLRGFGCDQVQGYLISKPLPLAELVDYLSFGSNQQPALEGVV, encoded by the coding sequence TTGTCTACGCCTGTCGAACCCTTGCGTTTGCTGCTACTGGCCGAAGAGCCAGCGTGGGCAGCGTTGTTGCGCGAGTGTCTGGCTCCGATGGGGAGCTCGGCCGTGCTCATCAGCGCTCCAAGCTGGGAATCGGTCAGCACTCTGTTCGATGACAACCGCAGCGCGGTGTTGTTGACGATCCCGGCCCTTCAGCCGGCGCCGGGCCGTTGCAATTTGCCGACGGTGTTGCTGCTCGAGCACGAGCCGCTGTTGCCGCCCGATGGCGTGAGCGACTGGTTGGTGCGCGAGCATCTCGACCCCGGCATGCTGCGCCGTTGCCTGCGCCATGTGCGCGAGCGCGGCGTGCTGGAAAACACCCTGCAGCGCCTCGCCGAACAGGACCCGCTGACCGGCATCGCCAACCGCCAGGGTTTCCAGACCCTGCTGGCCGCGCGACTGGCAGAAAACGAAGGCCGCGGGCTGGCCTTAGGTCACCTCGACCTCGACAACTTCCGCCACGCCAACGACGCCCTCGGCCATCAGGCTGGCGACCGGTTGATTCTGCAAGTGGTCGCGCGGCTGAAAAGCCAGCTCGAGGCGAGCGATCAACTGGCGCGGCTGGGCAGCGATGAGTTCGCCCTGCTGATCGACACCCGCCGCGCGCCGCAACGCGCCGAGTGGATGGCCGAACGAATCACCGAGGCACTGGCAGAGCCCTATTGGGTCGACGGCGAAAGCCTGTTGATCGGTTCCAGTCTGGGCATCGCCCACGCCCGCGCCCAGGCCGGCGCCGATCCGTTGATGTGGCACGCGCACATCGCCATGCAGCAGGCCAAGAGCACTCAAGGCTGCACCTTTCACATCTTCAACGAACGCATCAATCGCAATGCCCGCAGCATGGCCGACCTCGAAAGCGAGCTGCGTCGGGCGTTGCGTCGCGATGAGCTGGAACTGCATTACCAGCCACGCTTGAACCTCGAAGACGGCCAGATTGTCGGCCTCGAAGCTCTGGTGCGCTGGCGTCACGCTGAACGTGGCTTGCTGCCGCCGAGCGAATTCGTGCCTCTGGCCGAGCAAAGCGGTTTGATCGTGCCGCTCGGTTACTGGGTGATTTCCCGCGCGCTGCGCGACATGCAGGCGCTGCGCGAGCTGGGTCTGCCGGCGTTGCACATGGCGATCAACTTGTCGTTCCGGCAATTTCAGGACAGCCAGTTGCTTTCGACCCTGAGCCGGCTGATTGCCGAGCGCGGCGTCGAGGCGCAATGGCTGGAATTCGAACTGACCGAAACGGCGGTCATGCGTCGCAGCGATCTGGTGAAGCAGACCATGGATGCCCTCGGGCGTCTGGGCGTGCGGTTCTCGCTCGACGACTTTGGCACCGGCTTCTCGTCGTTCGTGCACCTCAACAGCCTGCCGATTGCCTTGCTGAAGGTCGACAAGAGTTTTGTCGGTGGGATGGAGGGGCGCGAAGAGAATCGCAAACTGGTCCACGCCATGATCAATCTGGCGCACAACCTCAATCTTGAAGTGGTTGCCGAGGGCGTGGAAACGCCGGAGCAGCTGGACCTGTTGCGCGGGTTTGGCTGTGATCAGGTGCAAGGGTATCTGATCAGCAAGCCGTTGCCGTTGGCGGAGCTGGTGGATTACTTGAGTTTCGGCAGCAATCAGCAGCCGGCGCTGGAAGGCGTGGTTTAA
- the rep gene encoding DNA helicase Rep, which produces MSRLNPRQQEAVSYVGGPLLVLAGAGSGKTSVITRKIAHLIQNCGIRAQYIVAMTFTNKAAREMKERVGTLLKGGEGRGLTVCTFHNLGLNIIRKEHVRLGYKPGFSIFDETDVKALMTDIMQKEYAGDDGVDEIKNMIGSWKNDLILPAEALENARNPKEQTAAIVYTHYQRTLKAFNAVDFDDLILLPVKLFQEHADILEKWQNKVRYLLVDEYQDTNASQYLLVKLLIGTRNQFTVVGDDDQSIYAWRGARPENLMLLKDDYPSLKVVMLEQNYRSTSRILRCANVLISNNPHEFEKQLWSEMGHGDEIRVIRCRNEDAEAERVAVELLTLHLRTDRPYSDFAILYRGNYQAKLIELKLQHHQIPYRLSGGNSFFGRQEVKDLMAYFRLIVNPDDDNAFLRVINVPRREIGSTTLEKLGNYATERKISMYAATDEIGLGEHLDTRFTDRLSRFKRFMDKVREQCAGEDPISALRSMVMDIDYENWLRTNSSSDKAADYRMGNVWFLIEALKNTLEKDEEGEMTVEDAIGKLVLRDMLERQQEEEDGAEGVQMMTLHASKGLEFPYVFIMGMEEEILPHRSSIEADTIEEERRLAYVGITRARQTLAFTFAAKRKQYGEIIDCAPSRFLDELPPDDLAWEGTDDTPVEVKAVRGNTALADIRAMLKR; this is translated from the coding sequence ATGTCCCGACTCAATCCCCGGCAGCAAGAAGCCGTGAGCTACGTCGGCGGCCCTCTTTTGGTGCTCGCCGGCGCGGGCTCCGGCAAGACCAGCGTGATCACGCGCAAGATCGCGCACTTGATCCAGAACTGTGGCATCCGCGCCCAGTACATCGTCGCCATGACCTTTACCAACAAGGCCGCGCGCGAAATGAAGGAACGGGTCGGCACCCTGCTCAAGGGCGGCGAAGGCCGTGGCCTGACCGTGTGCACCTTCCATAACCTGGGCCTGAACATCATCCGCAAGGAACACGTGCGGCTGGGCTACAAACCGGGCTTCTCGATTTTCGACGAGACCGACGTCAAAGCCCTGATGACCGACATCATGCAGAAGGAATACGCGGGCGACGACGGCGTCGACGAGATCAAGAACATGATCGGCTCGTGGAAAAACGACCTGATCCTGCCGGCCGAAGCCCTGGAAAACGCACGCAACCCCAAGGAGCAGACCGCCGCCATCGTCTACACCCACTATCAGCGCACGCTCAAGGCGTTCAACGCGGTGGACTTCGACGACCTGATCCTGCTGCCGGTGAAACTGTTCCAGGAACACGCCGACATCCTCGAAAAGTGGCAAAACAAGGTTCGCTACCTGCTGGTGGACGAATACCAGGACACCAACGCCAGCCAGTATTTGCTGGTGAAATTGCTGATCGGCACGCGCAACCAGTTCACCGTGGTGGGCGACGACGACCAGTCGATCTATGCCTGGCGCGGCGCCCGCCCGGAAAACCTGATGCTGCTCAAGGACGATTACCCGTCCCTGAAAGTGGTGATGCTGGAGCAGAACTACCGCTCCACCAGCCGCATCCTGCGTTGCGCCAACGTGCTGATCTCGAACAACCCGCACGAATTCGAAAAGCAGTTGTGGAGCGAGATGGGCCACGGCGACGAGATCCGCGTGATCCGCTGCCGCAACGAAGACGCCGAAGCCGAACGCGTGGCCGTGGAACTGCTGACCCTGCACTTGCGTACCGACCGGCCCTACAGCGATTTCGCGATTCTGTATCGCGGTAACTACCAGGCCAAGCTGATCGAGCTGAAGCTACAGCATCACCAGATTCCGTATCGGTTGTCGGGCGGCAACAGCTTTTTCGGACGTCAGGAAGTGAAAGACCTGATGGCCTACTTCCGCCTGATCGTGAACCCGGATGACGACAACGCCTTCCTGCGGGTGATCAACGTCCCACGCCGGGAGATCGGTTCGACCACCCTGGAAAAGCTCGGCAACTACGCCACCGAAAGAAAAATCTCGATGTACGCCGCCACCGACGAAATCGGCCTGGGCGAGCATCTGGACACGCGTTTCACCGATCGCCTGTCGCGCTTCAAGCGTTTCATGGACAAGGTCCGCGAGCAGTGCGCCGGCGAAGACCCGATCTCGGCGCTGCGCAGCATGGTCATGGACATCGACTACGAGAACTGGCTGCGCACCAACAGCTCCAGCGACAAGGCCGCCGACTACCGCATGGGTAACGTCTGGTTCCTGATCGAGGCGTTGAAAAACACCCTGGAGAAAGACGAAGAAGGTGAGATGACCGTCGAGGACGCCATCGGCAAACTCGTCCTGCGCGACATGCTGGAACGTCAGCAGGAAGAGGAAGACGGCGCCGAAGGCGTGCAGATGATGACCTTGCATGCCTCCAAGGGTCTGGAATTCCCTTACGTGTTCATCATGGGCATGGAAGAGGAAATCCTCCCGCACCGCTCCAGCATCGAAGCCGACACCATCGAAGAAGAACGTCGGCTGGCCTACGTTGGCATTACCCGCGCGCGCCAGACGCTGGCCTTCACCTTCGCCGCCAAGCGCAAGCAATACGGCGAAATCATCGACTGCGCACCGAGCCGTTTCCTTGATGAATTGCCGCCGGACGACCTGGCTTGGGAAGGCACCGATGACACGCCGGTTGAAGTCAAAGCCGTTCGCGGCAACACCGCATTGGCGGATATACGGGCGATGTTAAAGCGCTAG
- a CDS encoding xanthine phosphoribosyltransferase — MEALHQKIREQGIVLSDQVLKVDAFLNHQIDPALMKLIGDEFAALFKDSGITKIVTIEASGIAPAIMTGLNLGVPVIFARKHQSLTLTENLLSATVYSFTKQTESTVAISPRHLTSSDRVLIIDDFLANGKASQALISIIKQAGATVAGLGIVIEKSFQGGRAELDAQGYRVESLARVQSLAGGVVTFIE; from the coding sequence ATGGAAGCACTGCACCAGAAAATTCGCGAACAAGGCATCGTGCTTTCCGATCAGGTCCTGAAGGTCGACGCCTTTTTGAACCACCAGATCGACCCGGCGCTGATGAAGCTGATCGGCGACGAGTTCGCTGCGCTGTTCAAGGACTCGGGCATCACCAAGATCGTCACCATCGAAGCTTCGGGCATTGCCCCGGCGATCATGACCGGCCTGAACCTGGGCGTACCGGTGATTTTCGCCCGCAAGCATCAGTCCCTGACCCTGACCGAAAACCTGCTGTCGGCGACCGTTTACTCGTTCACCAAGCAGACCGAAAGCACAGTGGCGATCTCCCCGCGCCACCTGACCAGCAGCGATCGCGTGTTGATCATCGATGACTTCCTGGCCAACGGTAAGGCGTCCCAGGCGCTGATCTCGATCATCAAACAGGCCGGCGCGACCGTGGCGGGCTTGGGGATCGTGATTGAGAAGTCGTTCCAGGGTGGGCGTGCGGAACTGGATGCGCAGGGTTATCGGGTTGAGTCGCTTGCTCGCGTTCAGTCGCTGGCGGGCGGTGTCGTGACCTTCATCGAATAA
- a CDS encoding acetyl-CoA hydrolase/transferase C-terminal domain-containing protein produces the protein MVQLCSIEQAVDDVLARLPAHIHMGLPLGLGKPNHFVNALYQRVAQLPERQLTIYTALCLGRPSLGDGLQKRFLEPFIERVFGDYPELDFLAGLHKDNLPPNIHVHQFFMQPGSLLHSASAQQDYVSSNYSHAARDINAAGLNLVAQLVASHSEHPDRLSLSCNPDITLDLFPMIEKRRAAGETILLVGQVHNDLPYMPGDAEIGIDAFDLLIDEKDTTTLFSTPNMPVGFQDHFIGLHASTLVRDGGTLQIGIGAMGDALTAALLARQADNEGYKALLADVNLSQWAQLIDREGGIEPFAKGLYGCSEMFVNGLLVLADAGIVRRKVYPDVPTQQQANAGTLDEAAQIDGISVHGGFFLGPRSFYERLRELPQSKRLEFNMTRISYINELYGQEELKRLQRLDARFINTVFTMTLLGAGVADQLEDGRVLSGVGGQYNFVAQGHALEGARSILLLRSWREAGGEVSSNIVWQYGHCTIPRHLRDIVVTEYGIADLRGKTDAAVIEALLNISDSRFQSGLIEQAQDVGKLPKNFRIDPRFADNRPERLQAIQARHPQLFPEYPLGCDFTGEERDLLRALNWLKSKFKLTEILELGKAALDAPEPESFPEHLERMQLTNPEGLKEDLFQRLLLTGLKATAP, from the coding sequence ATGGTGCAGTTGTGTTCTATCGAACAGGCGGTCGATGATGTGTTGGCACGGTTGCCGGCGCACATCCACATGGGCCTGCCCCTCGGCCTGGGCAAACCCAACCACTTCGTCAACGCGCTGTATCAACGCGTGGCGCAACTGCCCGAGCGGCAGCTGACGATCTACACCGCGCTGTGCCTGGGCCGTCCTTCCTTGGGCGACGGTTTGCAAAAGCGCTTCCTTGAACCCTTCATCGAACGGGTGTTTGGTGACTATCCGGAACTGGATTTCCTCGCGGGCCTGCACAAGGACAACCTGCCGCCCAACATCCACGTTCATCAATTTTTCATGCAGCCCGGCAGCCTGCTGCATAGCGCATCCGCTCAGCAGGATTACGTCAGCAGCAACTACAGCCACGCCGCGCGGGACATCAATGCCGCCGGTTTGAACCTGGTCGCGCAACTGGTGGCCAGCCACAGCGAGCATCCCGATCGCCTCAGCCTGAGTTGTAACCCGGACATCACCCTCGACCTGTTCCCGATGATCGAGAAACGCCGGGCAGCGGGGGAGACGATCCTGCTCGTGGGCCAGGTGCACAACGACTTGCCGTATATGCCCGGTGATGCGGAAATCGGTATCGATGCCTTCGACCTGCTGATCGATGAGAAGGACACCACCACGCTTTTCTCGACGCCGAACATGCCGGTGGGTTTCCAGGATCACTTCATCGGCCTGCACGCCAGCACGCTGGTGCGCGATGGCGGCACTTTGCAGATCGGCATCGGTGCCATGGGCGACGCGCTGACAGCTGCGTTGCTGGCGCGACAGGCTGACAACGAGGGTTACAAAGCGCTGCTGGCGGACGTGAATCTCAGCCAGTGGGCGCAGTTGATCGACCGTGAAGGCGGAATCGAGCCCTTCGCCAAGGGCCTTTACGGTTGCAGCGAAATGTTCGTCAACGGCTTGCTGGTGCTGGCCGATGCCGGGATCGTGCGGCGCAAGGTCTACCCGGACGTGCCCACTCAGCAACAGGCCAATGCCGGCACCCTGGACGAGGCTGCGCAGATCGACGGCATTTCGGTGCACGGTGGATTTTTCCTCGGGCCACGCAGTTTCTATGAGCGCCTTCGTGAGTTGCCGCAAAGCAAGCGGCTCGAATTCAACATGACCCGCATCAGCTACATCAACGAGCTTTACGGTCAGGAAGAACTCAAACGCTTGCAACGCCTGGATGCGCGATTCATCAACACCGTGTTTACCATGACGTTGCTTGGCGCCGGTGTGGCCGATCAGCTCGAAGACGGGCGGGTACTCAGCGGCGTCGGCGGGCAGTACAACTTTGTCGCCCAGGGCCATGCGCTGGAGGGCGCGCGCTCCATTCTGTTGCTGCGAAGCTGGCGCGAGGCAGGCGGGGAGGTCAGTTCCAACATCGTCTGGCAGTACGGCCATTGCACGATCCCGCGGCATCTGCGCGACATCGTCGTCACCGAATACGGCATCGCCGATTTGCGCGGCAAGACCGATGCGGCGGTGATCGAGGCGTTGCTCAACATCAGCGATTCACGCTTCCAGTCGGGGTTGATCGAACAGGCGCAGGACGTAGGTAAATTGCCGAAAAATTTCCGCATTGATCCGCGTTTTGCCGACAACAGGCCAGAGCGTCTACAGGCGATTCAGGCGCGGCATCCGCAGTTGTTTCCGGAGTATCCGCTGGGGTGTGATTTCACTGGGGAGGAGCGGGACTTGTTGCGGGCGCTCAACTGGCTGAAGAGCAAGTTCAAGCTGACGGAGATTCTGGAGTTGGGCAAGGCCGCTCTGGATGCGCCAGAGCCTGAATCGTTTCCCGAGCATCTGGAGCGGATGCAACTGACCAACCCGGAGGGGTTGAAAGAGGATTTGTTCCAGCGCCTGCTGCTCACCGGCCTGAAGGCCACCGCGCCATAA